ACCGAGTTTTGCTAACGGGTTTTACTAAATAATCATCAACACCTAACAGGTTTATACGTTTTATAAGTTCTTCACTGTCATCACCTGTCAGCATAACCACAGATAAATTAGTTTTTAGGTTAGATTGATTAAGCTTTTTAAGTAAAGGCTCACTTGTGCCATTTTTAAGTTTATGATCAAGCAATAAAATTGTTGCCCCAGAGGTGAGAATTTCTTGCCAACCCGATTCACTGTCTTCACAGCAAATAACCTGAAAATGCTCAGATAAATAAGCATTCAGTAAAGCAAGTTGTGCTTTATCATCGTCTATATATATAAGCGTGGGTCGTTTATCGATATTGGTTAAACAAAAAGAGAATGTATTCTGTTGGCCAACAGTTTTATAACAAGCGTTTGGAAAGTAATGCTTGATGAGCGCAACCCCCATACCCCCTTCAACTAATTCACCACTGTCTAATTGCCACCCTGATGCTTGTTGATTAAATAAATCATAGCTTGGCATGCTGTCTTTAAATTCTATTAGCAGCTGTTTATCGGGCAGTTTATGCATAGCAAACTGCACATGCATTGACGTTTCTTGGCTATGTCGTAGTAGATTTGTCAGGTATTCTGTTGCTACTAACCCTGCTGCATCTATATCTTGATTTTTAACACTTATCGCCGTCAAAACATGTTTTAAAATGTGGCAAATCTCACTGACCGTAGGCCAATCTAAGTTAAAAGATTTTTGATATAAGCAGTCCATTTAAACTCTCAATATGGTAAAAACAACCAGCGTTGTTTAATAACTTTGTTTAACAAGTACTCTGTGAGTTTAGGCCATTTTGGTTGAAACGCTTTGAGCGTTTTCACGATGCGGCTACCCAATGGAGCAAACTGATGCTGAGCAACAACAATTTTTACATTATTAACTCCTGCGTGTTCTAGATTAGCCACACCGTGACATAAAGCTTCTTCGTCGTTATAACCAAGAGATACCGTTAAAAATGTGAGATCAGTACACAAACTCAGAGCATGCAGTGGTACATTGCCACGATTGCATTTAAGAGCAGGGCTCATATCTAAAAAAATATAGTCGTACTCTTGCTTTATGCGCTCAATAGCATCATTTAGTACACTTTTATTTTTGACCGATTCGAGCTCTTTAAGGTGCTGCATGGTGAGCAAATCTACTTGCTCAGTATTGATAATATTCAACTGACATGAAATATCACTGAAGCACCAAGACTCCGGTGTTTCTGGCTTTTCGAACTTAAATGGATTTAACGGATTTAAGTCGATAATCAGCACTTTGGCGGCTTGCAAACTTAAGCGTTTTGCGACACTGGCACAAAGTGATGTAGAGCCCTCGTTGCCGGTTAAAGATATAAAGCAAATACAACGCGCTTTGCTGTTATCTATTTCATTACACACGGCTTCAAGTTCCTGATATTGTGCTGGTATTAGTTTCATAAGCCCACCACTAAAGCAACAACAGTAATAAAGTCTAAGAAGTTTGATTTAAACTGGCTCATTAAATCCTGACCTTTGTCTGGCACATATAAGGTATCGCCAGCACGTAACACAGGGATATACGCTGAGTTAGGGTTTTTAACAAACTCTTCTAAATCAAATACACGAGACTGTTCTTTACAGCATGAGTGATTAACCACCACGATTTTGTCTATAAGTGCAGAGCTTGATGGACCGCCCGCCTCAGCAAGCACGTCAAGTACAGTCATGGTGTCATCAAAGCTGTAACGACCAGGTTTTTCTACCGCCCCCATGATACGTACTACTTGTTCTTTTGGCGTGCGTAACCAGTCTTTATCTTTTTCTGGAATATAGATAGTATCGCCCGGTAAAACATGCGGAAATAATGTTTCGTCACCGGTTTCAAAATACAGTGCAAGGTTTAATTTGCTGACTCTTGCAGCATTGCCGTTACGATGAGTAATACGAATATTACGTAAGTCAGCGTTATCTGTAGGGCCATCAGCTGCGGCTAAAATGTCGATAAAGTGCATATTGGTATTAAATGCATAGCGACCTGGTGAACCCACCTGCCCCATAATGTAAATAGACTTGCTTGATTCTTGACGGATCCATTGAGATTTATTGTCTGCAGGATCCACTGGTAACTCTTCAACAATAATGGTATCGCCAGCCATTAAACTTGGTAGTGCATACTTACCCGAATCATTTATGGTGTATTGCTCTAAATCGAAACGTTTAGTCACCTCACCGTTTCTAACAATTTTAATATCATTAATATTGGCACCTTTAGTTGGACCGCCAGCATGGGCAAGTAAATCAGTAAAATCCATTTCAGGGCTCCACTCATAACGACCGGGAGATAAAATGGCACCAATAATTTTGATTGCACGTTTTGGTGGTACTTTTAACCAGCTTTTTTCGTTTTGATCTGTTTTCTCTGGGACAAAAATGACATCTCCTGGGTTTAGGCTTGGCACTTTTACTGTTACTAAACCTTCGCTGTAACCTTGTAGGTCAAATAAGATGCTTTCGCCTGCTGGAGTTAAGATTTTAATCTGGCGAGTTTCTGCAAAACGGGTTGGGCCACCTGCATTAGCCAGAATATCCAAAAAGCTGGTGCTTTCGCCTGCCTCATAAGCGCCCGGCTTTTGTACTTCGCCCATGATATAAACTGTTCTTGAAGTGGTATTTACATCATCAACCATGATTGGCACATAAATAGTAGAACCCGCTTTTAGCTCTGGCATAGTGTCGTTATTAGGTTTATCTAAATACGCTTTTAAATCGAACACGACTGGGGTTTTATCTACGATAACGCGAATTTTGGTTACATCTGCATAGCGGGTTACACCCTCAGCACGCATTAGCGCATCGAGTACACTCATGTTTTCTTTAAATGAAAAGCTACCAGGATTGTGCACCTCGCCAAGTAAGGTAATTGCACTGTTATCACTTGCATCACCTGACGCACTTAAGGTTTGTGCATCAAAGTCAATTTGTACGTTACCTAACAGCGGAGACACTGGAGCAAAGACTGTGTCAGCACTTTGTAATGCAGGTAATAAATCAATGTTGCCTGAATCTAAGTAGGCTTTATAGTTAAACTCAATCATCTCGGTGCCACGGCGAATTTGTAAACGGTCTAATTGAGCGCCTGGTTTTAAGCCGCCAGCACGGGCGATGACCATTTGAATGTTGCCATCTTTAGGAATACTTACTTGTGATGGGTCGTTCACATAGCCCATAACATTGATAAAAATATCTCGTGAATGAATTTCGACATAAAAGTCATCCATCGCCACATACATTTCACTTAATGCTATGCGTAGTTGGTTTTGCACATCATCTAGCTGTAAGCCTGCTACTTTAAAACGACCTAGCTCTGGTAAGGTAATAGCCCCTTCTTTATCAACTTCAAACGGTTCGCTAAATTCAGCTTCGCCTGGTAGGTATAAGTAAAGTTTATTACCGACTTCAATCTCTTCTGCGAAAGTAGGTAACGCGAATATAAGTAAGCAAAGTAAGATTAACTGTTTCATGTTATTTCTCCTTAGGACCATTTAAGATTTTAGTCCAGCGGGATAATGCATGTTTTTGTTTAGTGGCTTTATCGTCACTCATGTCAATAATAATTGCCTCTACTCGTCTATCTGAATGACGTTTAGAACGTGAGTCAGGTTCGTCGCTGTACGGTGTTAAACTACCTTGCGTTAAGGTTGTTATTGTCGCAGGGTTTACACCATAAATACCTAGCCAGTGTTTTACAGTTTCGGCACGTTTTAGTGCTAACTCATAGTTGTTTTGTTGCTGACCACTAATGTCAGCATGACCAACAAGCAGTAAGTTAACTTCATCAACTTGTTTAATTAAGTCAGCCGCTTGTGCTAAACGTGTGATGTATTTAGGAGTAACCTGAAAATCATTAAGCGAGAACTGGTTATCACTATTTAAAAGCTCAGTGATCTGGTCTTTAAGTGATGCTGTCATGTTTTTTTCAGTATCAGTAACGCCTGCACATTGGCTCATCGCATTAACAGTTTCAAAGTGCTTAGCAAGCTGATTTAAACCGTGATAGTGAATAAGTAAATCATGCTCAGCATCAGACCACATTTGCGCTGCTATTAGGCGTCTTATACGGTTTTCGTATATTTGTGCTTTTAGCAGTTGTGCTGGCATACATTGCTGTATCCCTTGTGCTTTTAATAAATCTAACTTTAAAACATGATGTTGAAATTCGCTTAGCACCACGGTTTCTTGTGTGTCATAGATCATCTCGTGTTGTTCATCAGTAAGCGGATAATTTTGATATTTTTCTGCCCAGCCTCCTTGCCCCTCATCAGGCCAAGAAGCACATCCACCAAGCGTTAGCAAAATGATTGTAAATAGTATGTGCTTCATAAATCACCTCACGCGATATCAGCTTGTTCGATAAATGGAATCGTCTTATCAACTCTTAATAGACTCATTAGTTTGTGTGGTTGCCCAGACACATTAAGCAGTGATAATTTTTGCCCTTTTTTCTCAATCCGTTTATATAAGAACACCATGGCACCAATGCCAGATGAATCAATAAATGTAGTAGAGCTAAAATCGAGTACCACACTTTGCTGTTTGCCATGTGCAACTTCTTCAAACTGATCTTTAAAGCCATCGACGGCTAGACCAGAAAAGTCACTAGGTAGTGAAATTAGTTTGGTATCGTTAGAAAATGATGTGTTGTTAGCCATGATCTTCACCTTAGTTAAATTGGTTAGTCATAGTAACTAGTACAACTAAAATGCCAGTTTATAAGGTGTTGAAATTTAAAGGCTAAATGATGGGGGGATGCATAATGCAATTAACTTTTTGCTGTTAATTTGCATTATGCAACGTGATTTGCTTAATTTATTTGATAAAAAAGACGTGGATTGGTATCACTGCCCTTTGCCTGTAAAGACAACTTGTAATGTTTTAACCACAATTGAAAACTCAAGCTTCGCCCAAGCACGCGGTGATGACATACTCAGTGAATAGGCGTAATCCCAGCCAATTTTACTGCGTGCATCGTCTATGGTTTCGTCATAACCGTTCATCACTTGAGCAAGACCAGAAATACCTGGTTTAACCCCGTAAGTACGCTGGCAAAAATAAGGGATGTCTTTTTCTAATTTACCATAAAAAACAGGACGCTCTGGTCTTGGGCCAATTAATGACATCTCGCCTTTGAGCACATTAATTAATTGCGGAAGTTCGTCAATTCGTGTTTTACGCATAAAGCGCCCTACTGCCGTTATTCTTGGATCATCTTTACTGGCCCACACAGCACCAGAACGCGACTCAGCATCAACAACCATAGAGCGAAACTTATAAACATAAAATAACTCAACGAAGTCATCTGAGCTTTCACCCACTCTAAGTTGCTTAAAGATGATAGGACCTTTAGATGTAAGCTTTATAGCCAGCGCTGCAATTAAACAAACAGGCCAAACTAGACTTAACGCAAATAAGGCACCTGCAATATCTAGGCTTCGTTTGATGACTCTAATAACAGACTTGGTTTGTGCTTTACTCGCAGATTTTACACGTTGCCAAGGGGTGTCGAAGTAACCTTGTTCATAACGAATGATCCCCCAAAGTGCTAAAAAGTAGCTATTTAAGATGTAATTAACTTTATCGACGATAGGAATGCGTTTTTTAAACGCGAATAGTGTTTTAACAGCTTGTACTGCGTGAAGTGACAAAATGCCTGTAGCAATCAATTGTGACCATACAGATTGCGTGACGATAGCCTCTATAAATACACAAGCATAAATACAGGCTAAAATAATTGGCATAACCCCACGTAATACTTTGTGCGAGAAAAAGTTCATACAAGTCCACCCTAAACGCGGGTTAAGTAATAAAAAAAGCGCTTTTATTTGTTGCCAATTACCGGCACCTAATCTTACTCGGCGTTTATAATCCTCACTTTGCTCATCGCATTCTCGCTCGTAAATGACTACTTCTTCATCAACAACGGCTTTACCACCTTTGCTTAAAGCTTTCATTGATAGCACGAAGTCGTCGTTAATGGTGTTTTTCTCTAATTCATTTGCATACTCAGCTCGCATGGCAAACATTGCCCCTGGTACGCCAATCACAGCGCCAAGGTTTGACTCTGATTTTTTCACTTGGTTTTGGTACTGCCAGTAGGCTTTTTGCGCATCTGGTGCATTTTCATCTAAGGTGTAAACACCTGTCGAAATTGCCACTTGCGGATCACTAAATTGCTTAGCTACTTTGTTTAATGCATCAATGCTCAATAAAGCACTAACATCAGTGAACATTAAAATATCATTGTGATATTTCGCCATCCCCATCAAGGTATTTAACCCTTGTACTTTACCTTGGTTTTCATCACGATGGTGAAAATAACACTGCACGCCTTGCTTATGTAATACCTGCTGTGCTTTAAGAGCTTGTTGATAGCTTTTATCGGTGCAACCATCAAAATAAACATGAATAGAATAATGATGAGTGTCATATACTAGTGATGCTAGGTTATAAAGCTTTTCAGCAATATGCTGTTGTTCATTGTAAGCACACATCAAAACAGCAATATTCGGTGTGTAGTTGTCATCAAAAACGGTTTGCTTGCTTGTTTTTTGCTTTTTGCCTGCAACACACTTTAGTAATAATGGGTAGCCAATATGATGATATGCAGCAATACACATCAAAATGATGAATAATGTAGTAAAAATAGTCATGGTTGGCTCCTACACTGCTAATGCAGAATATAAATTGTCGTATTTACTACTCATGGTTCTTGCATCAGCGACTGCAATAGCATGATGACGAATGCAAAGACCATGTGGCAGTTTACATGCTCTCAAAATAGCCGGTGCAAGCTTGTTAAACTCGTTCAAAGACACAAGCTCACCTTCGTTATCGGTGACAACCTCATGAATTCCACCTACATCAGACGCTACAACTGGAATACCACATGCCATGGCTTCAATAATCGATAATGGCAAACCTTCACGCTGTGAATACAAACACATCACGTCGATACTCGAATAAAAGGCTCGCATATCGTGAACATTGCCTAAAAAGTGCACACGTTCGTTAAGCCCTAAATTACGTACCAAATTCATTAAAATGACTTTTTGATCGCCATCTCCAGCAAACACCATATGGTAATCTTCAGGTAAGTAATGCAATGCATGAATAAGATCTTTGTGTCCTTTACCTTCAATTAACCTTGCAGCACAGCCAACTAGCTTAACTTTGTGGGGTAAATTGAGCTGATTTCTGGCGGTTGATTGATTAATTGCGACAAAATTATCGCAATCTATACCATTTAAAATGGTGCGCTCAGGAATGATTGCTGTTTTAGCTCTAAATTCATCGGCAACAATACGTGCATCTGCGACCCAATAAATATTTGTTAACGAGTTAAGTAACTTAGTGAAAGTACATTGTTTAACGTTATTTAAATACCAGGCATCATGAATTGTTGATATATGACGAACCGTATCACCGGTCAACGCACAAGCAAGGCCTGCATAAATAACAGGACCAACATGATGACTGTGAATAATATCGATATCATGATCTTTTATTAATGCCTTTATCTTTGCTATAACAGAAATACTCACGCCTGGTTTTTTGTTTAAACAAATCACGCGATG
The nucleotide sequence above comes from Pseudoalteromonas shioyasakiensis. Encoded proteins:
- a CDS encoding SpoIIE family protein phosphatase, which codes for MDCLYQKSFNLDWPTVSEICHILKHVLTAISVKNQDIDAAGLVATEYLTNLLRHSQETSMHVQFAMHKLPDKQLLIEFKDSMPSYDLFNQQASGWQLDSGELVEGGMGVALIKHYFPNACYKTVGQQNTFSFCLTNIDKRPTLIYIDDDKAQLALLNAYLSEHFQVICCEDSESGWQEILTSGATILLLDHKLKNGTSEPLLKKLNQSNLKTNLSVVMLTGDDSEELIKRINLLGVDDYLVKPVSKTRLLQSIERIVHRFSALKYLINEERMQTRQKIGEFNAYNFGSIISQNGGDFCMYPHQQQAPVIIGDMMGHGITALKESFAIKGFLSGCLATEIPIQNVLTTLNQALYEQRLCKNSLVTLLISFIENNTLHWFNAGHPAPCVITKNGKLIQLSGTDPLLGLSDDHVYQHYSYDLNDVEHILLFTDGWLDNQQLSDVDQIITKLTDENVQSEEFAYALWQASQVELTAEIDDASLIVINKH
- a CDS encoding AAA family ATPase; the encoded protein is MKLIPAQYQELEAVCNEIDNSKARCICFISLTGNEGSTSLCASVAKRLSLQAAKVLIIDLNPLNPFKFEKPETPESWCFSDISCQLNIINTEQVDLLTMQHLKELESVKNKSVLNDAIERIKQEYDYIFLDMSPALKCNRGNVPLHALSLCTDLTFLTVSLGYNDEEALCHGVANLEHAGVNNVKIVVAQHQFAPLGSRIVKTLKAFQPKWPKLTEYLLNKVIKQRWLFLPY
- a CDS encoding SLBB domain-containing protein encodes the protein MKQLILLCLLIFALPTFAEEIEVGNKLYLYLPGEAEFSEPFEVDKEGAITLPELGRFKVAGLQLDDVQNQLRIALSEMYVAMDDFYVEIHSRDIFINVMGYVNDPSQVSIPKDGNIQMVIARAGGLKPGAQLDRLQIRRGTEMIEFNYKAYLDSGNIDLLPALQSADTVFAPVSPLLGNVQIDFDAQTLSASGDASDNSAITLLGEVHNPGSFSFKENMSVLDALMRAEGVTRYADVTKIRVIVDKTPVVFDLKAYLDKPNNDTMPELKAGSTIYVPIMVDDVNTTSRTVYIMGEVQKPGAYEAGESTSFLDILANAGGPTRFAETRQIKILTPAGESILFDLQGYSEGLVTVKVPSLNPGDVIFVPEKTDQNEKSWLKVPPKRAIKIIGAILSPGRYEWSPEMDFTDLLAHAGGPTKGANINDIKIVRNGEVTKRFDLEQYTINDSGKYALPSLMAGDTIIVEELPVDPADNKSQWIRQESSKSIYIMGQVGSPGRYAFNTNMHFIDILAAADGPTDNADLRNIRITHRNGNAARVSKLNLALYFETGDETLFPHVLPGDTIYIPEKDKDWLRTPKEQVVRIMGAVEKPGRYSFDDTMTVLDVLAEAGGPSSSALIDKIVVVNHSCCKEQSRVFDLEEFVKNPNSAYIPVLRAGDTLYVPDKGQDLMSQFKSNFLDFITVVALVVGL
- a CDS encoding OmpA family protein yields the protein MKHILFTIILLTLGGCASWPDEGQGGWAEKYQNYPLTDEQHEMIYDTQETVVLSEFQHHVLKLDLLKAQGIQQCMPAQLLKAQIYENRIRRLIAAQMWSDAEHDLLIHYHGLNQLAKHFETVNAMSQCAGVTDTEKNMTASLKDQITELLNSDNQFSLNDFQVTPKYITRLAQAADLIKQVDEVNLLLVGHADISGQQQNNYELALKRAETVKHWLGIYGVNPATITTLTQGSLTPYSDEPDSRSKRHSDRRVEAIIIDMSDDKATKQKHALSRWTKILNGPKEK
- a CDS encoding STAS domain-containing protein, encoding MANNTSFSNDTKLISLPSDFSGLAVDGFKDQFEEVAHGKQQSVVLDFSSTTFIDSSGIGAMVFLYKRIEKKGQKLSLLNVSGQPHKLMSLLRVDKTIPFIEQADIA
- a CDS encoding sugar transferase, which codes for MTIFTTLFIILMCIAAYHHIGYPLLLKCVAGKKQKTSKQTVFDDNYTPNIAVLMCAYNEQQHIAEKLYNLASLVYDTHHYSIHVYFDGCTDKSYQQALKAQQVLHKQGVQCYFHHRDENQGKVQGLNTLMGMAKYHNDILMFTDVSALLSIDALNKVAKQFSDPQVAISTGVYTLDENAPDAQKAYWQYQNQVKKSESNLGAVIGVPGAMFAMRAEYANELEKNTINDDFVLSMKALSKGGKAVVDEEVVIYERECDEQSEDYKRRVRLGAGNWQQIKALFLLLNPRLGWTCMNFFSHKVLRGVMPIILACIYACVFIEAIVTQSVWSQLIATGILSLHAVQAVKTLFAFKKRIPIVDKVNYILNSYFLALWGIIRYEQGYFDTPWQRVKSASKAQTKSVIRVIKRSLDIAGALFALSLVWPVCLIAALAIKLTSKGPIIFKQLRVGESSDDFVELFYVYKFRSMVVDAESRSGAVWASKDDPRITAVGRFMRKTRIDELPQLINVLKGEMSLIGPRPERPVFYGKLEKDIPYFCQRTYGVKPGISGLAQVMNGYDETIDDARSKIGWDYAYSLSMSSPRAWAKLEFSIVVKTLQVVFTGKGQ
- a CDS encoding glycosyltransferase, coding for MNVMHLVQHLQVGGLEKMAITLLKNSQFSSSSIIVSLEGDRQSAFEQWPELEQFSHRVICLNKKPGVSISVIAKIKALIKDHDIDIIHSHHVGPVIYAGLACALTGDTVRHISTIHDAWYLNNVKQCTFTKLLNSLTNIYWVADARIVADEFRAKTAIIPERTILNGIDCDNFVAINQSTARNQLNLPHKVKLVGCAARLIEGKGHKDLIHALHYLPEDYHMVFAGDGDQKVILMNLVRNLGLNERVHFLGNVHDMRAFYSSIDVMCLYSQREGLPLSIIEAMACGIPVVASDVGGIHEVVTDNEGELVSLNEFNKLAPAILRACKLPHGLCIRHHAIAVADARTMSSKYDNLYSALAV